The proteins below are encoded in one region of Legionella antarctica:
- the metG gene encoding methionine--tRNA ligase, which produces MATERKMLVTSALPYANGHLHLGHLVEHIQTDVWVRTHKMLGIQCISVCGDDAHGTPIMLKAEQMGITPEALIAEIKLSHERDFQAFAINYDCYHTTHSPENQGMASAIYEQLQAGGDIIKRTIRQAFDPVKQMFLPDRYVKGTCPKCAAPDQYGDNCEVCGATYSPTDLLDAVSAISGAKPIEKDSEHYFFDLPRYEALLKKWTNNGHLQSEVTNKLSEWFAAGLKQWDISRDAPYFGFLIPGTTDKYFYVWLDAPIGYMASFKKYCEEHEVSFAEFWNKDSKTELYHFVGKDIVYFHALFWPAMLAASGHRMPTAVYTHGFLTVDGQKMSKSRGTFIEARTYLAHLHPEYLRYYFAAKLNGRVDDLDLNFDDFTNRVNADLVGKVVNIASRCAGFINKRFDNRLSNTLREPQLYADLIKVRESIIASFVARDYARAIRQIMDCADQVNQYIDANKPWVLAREAERLPEVHAICSMGINLFRVLITYLKPVLPMMAKASEQFLNCEPLMWHSIDTPLLNHSIRVFQPLMLRVEQEKIEAMFAQTKESLMTTAATTLENKPELDNHPISIEDFAKIDLRIAKIAGAEAVEGADKLLRLTLDLGDCQKQVFAGIKNAYAPEDLIGRLTVMVANLAPRTMRFGVSEGMVLAAGDGKGIYLLQPDSGALPGMKVK; this is translated from the coding sequence ATGGCTACAGAACGTAAAATGCTGGTGACCAGCGCGCTACCCTATGCTAACGGCCATTTACATCTTGGGCATTTGGTGGAGCATATTCAAACCGACGTTTGGGTCCGTACCCATAAAATGTTGGGTATTCAGTGCATCAGCGTTTGTGGCGATGACGCCCATGGAACCCCGATTATGCTTAAAGCAGAACAAATGGGAATTACTCCAGAGGCTTTAATTGCTGAAATCAAATTAAGCCATGAACGTGATTTCCAGGCCTTTGCTATAAATTATGATTGTTACCACACCACGCACTCTCCAGAAAATCAAGGCATGGCCTCAGCCATCTATGAACAGCTGCAAGCAGGCGGAGATATTATCAAAAGAACGATCCGTCAGGCCTTTGATCCGGTAAAACAAATGTTTTTGCCTGATCGTTACGTTAAGGGTACCTGCCCTAAATGTGCTGCCCCGGATCAATATGGTGATAATTGTGAAGTTTGTGGCGCTACGTACTCTCCAACTGATCTTCTTGACGCCGTATCCGCTATTTCAGGTGCCAAGCCTATAGAGAAAGATTCGGAGCACTACTTCTTTGATTTGCCACGTTATGAAGCGTTATTAAAAAAATGGACCAATAATGGTCATCTGCAAAGTGAGGTCACCAACAAATTAAGTGAATGGTTTGCGGCAGGACTAAAACAATGGGATATTTCTCGTGATGCACCTTACTTTGGCTTTCTAATACCCGGAACAACAGATAAATATTTTTATGTTTGGCTGGATGCGCCAATAGGCTATATGGCCAGTTTTAAAAAATATTGCGAGGAGCATGAGGTTTCTTTTGCCGAGTTTTGGAATAAGGACTCCAAAACTGAATTATACCATTTTGTGGGCAAGGACATTGTTTATTTTCATGCTTTGTTTTGGCCGGCAATGCTTGCTGCTAGTGGTCATAGAATGCCTACGGCTGTATACACACATGGTTTTTTAACCGTTGATGGCCAAAAAATGTCTAAATCGCGCGGGACGTTTATAGAAGCGCGTACTTATCTGGCCCATTTGCATCCTGAATACCTGCGTTATTATTTTGCTGCCAAGTTAAACGGGCGTGTTGACGATTTGGATTTAAATTTTGATGATTTTACGAATAGGGTCAATGCCGATCTCGTCGGTAAAGTAGTCAATATCGCCAGCAGATGTGCAGGATTTATTAATAAACGCTTTGATAATCGTTTAAGTAATACCTTAAGGGAGCCGCAATTATACGCGGATTTAATTAAAGTTCGTGAGTCCATTATCGCGTCTTTTGTGGCCCGTGATTATGCGCGTGCCATTCGCCAGATTATGGATTGTGCGGATCAAGTCAATCAATACATTGATGCAAATAAGCCGTGGGTATTAGCCAGGGAAGCAGAGCGCCTGCCCGAGGTCCATGCTATTTGTTCCATGGGCATTAACTTGTTCCGCGTTCTAATCACTTATTTAAAACCAGTATTACCTATGATGGCTAAAGCATCTGAACAATTTTTAAATTGTGAGCCCTTAATGTGGCACTCTATCGATACGCCATTATTAAATCATAGTATTCGTGTATTTCAGCCCTTGATGCTTCGGGTGGAACAAGAAAAAATAGAAGCCATGTTTGCACAAACCAAGGAATCATTGATGACTACTGCTGCCACTACCCTGGAAAATAAGCCAGAACTGGATAATCATCCGATCAGCATTGAGGACTTTGCCAAGATTGATTTACGTATTGCAAAAATAGCAGGAGCAGAAGCTGTAGAGGGTGCTGATAAATTATTGCGATTGACTCTTGATTTAGGTGATTGTCAAAAGCAGGTTTTTGCTGGTATCAAGAATGCTTACGCACCAGAAGATTTGATTGGCAGGCTTACGGTTATGGTGGCTAATCTGGCTCCACGGACCATGCGTTTTGGCGTTTCGGAAGGTATGGTATTGGCGGCTGGTGATGGAAAAGGGATCTATTTATTACAACCTGATTCAGGAGCACTTCCAGGCATGAAGGTGAAGTAA
- the queC gene encoding 7-cyano-7-deazaguanine synthase QueC: protein MKKAVVLLSGGLDSTTCLALAKSQGYACYALSFAYGQRHSAELLAASRIAQHMEIEHRIVNLDVALFGGSALTDKNLRVPDFQESKKIPVTYVPARNTIFLSMALGLAESIGARDLFIGVSSVDYSHYPDCRPEYIQSFEALTNLATKAGVEGDSFTVHAPLQYLSKVETIELGIGLGVNYGLTVSCYQANEAGEACGTCDSCTFRKQGFSGSGIKDPTLYQKFPH from the coding sequence ATGAAAAAGGCAGTGGTGTTACTCTCGGGGGGGCTGGATTCGACTACCTGTCTGGCCCTTGCCAAATCACAGGGTTATGCTTGTTATGCACTGAGTTTTGCTTATGGTCAGAGACATTCTGCGGAATTATTGGCGGCCTCACGAATTGCTCAGCATATGGAGATAGAGCATCGCATCGTCAACCTGGATGTTGCTTTGTTTGGCGGTTCTGCTTTGACGGATAAAAACCTGCGGGTTCCTGATTTTCAAGAAAGTAAGAAAATTCCTGTTACCTATGTGCCGGCCAGGAATACTATTTTTTTATCTATGGCTCTTGGGCTGGCTGAATCCATTGGTGCCAGGGATCTGTTTATAGGAGTAAGTTCTGTTGATTACTCTCATTATCCTGACTGTAGACCGGAATATATCCAATCTTTTGAGGCCCTGACTAATTTAGCAACTAAAGCCGGTGTCGAGGGGGACTCTTTTACTGTTCATGCTCCCTTGCAATATTTAAGTAAGGTAGAGACCATTGAATTGGGTATTGGATTAGGGGTTAATTATGGTTTGACTGTTTCATGTTATCAGGCAAATGAGGCCGGAGAAGCATGTGGAACTTGCGATAGTTGTACATTTAGGAAGCAAGGTTTTTCTGGATCCGGGATAAAAGATCCTACTTTATACCAGAAATTTCCTCATTGA
- a CDS encoding mannose-1-phosphate guanylyltransferase/mannose-6-phosphate isomerase: MTNNLYPVILAGGSGTRLWPLSRQNFPKQFLALNGTQSLLQQTMQRAKNVQSNQTLIVSNDAHYFLCQEQLQDFNTPTTYLLEPCARNTAPAIACAARHLVNMAGSDSVMLVLPSDHWIADDDAWKKAMIDGAHFAAENKAIVTFGIKPDSPKTGYGYIEAGGNLTHEVKAVLGFREKPRAEKAAQFITQGNYFWNSGMFVCTAGVYLDELQKYEPDIHQLSEQALTQAYHHHDFLRLNVDYFSQCTDKSIDYAIMEKTDKAVVIPVSMKWSDLGCWSAVADANQPDEQGNTITGKVVAQDSHNCLINSEDILVTTVGIHDQIIVATSDAILVADKQYSQQVKELVNALRKDHHQLTQDHQRVSRPWGFYEILAEGPAFKVKRLMVKPGAKLSLQMHQNRAEHWVVVGGEAEVINDVQNFRLSINQSTYIPQNTLHRLSNPGDKPLYVIEVQSGTYLGEDDIKRFDDIYSRIDVEPTAL; encoded by the coding sequence ATGACGAATAATCTCTATCCTGTAATTCTTGCCGGAGGCTCCGGAACTCGTTTATGGCCACTATCTCGCCAAAATTTTCCTAAACAATTTTTAGCATTGAATGGTACGCAGTCCTTGCTCCAACAAACCATGCAAAGGGCAAAAAACGTACAGAGTAATCAAACCCTGATTGTAAGTAATGATGCCCATTATTTTCTTTGTCAGGAGCAATTACAAGATTTTAATACGCCAACAACTTATTTACTGGAGCCTTGCGCGCGCAATACGGCACCAGCAATTGCTTGTGCCGCCCGTCATTTAGTCAATATGGCCGGTAGCGATTCAGTAATGCTGGTCTTACCTTCCGATCATTGGATAGCCGATGATGACGCCTGGAAAAAAGCCATGATCGATGGAGCGCACTTTGCAGCGGAAAACAAAGCTATAGTTACCTTTGGTATTAAACCAGACAGCCCTAAAACTGGATATGGTTATATAGAAGCAGGTGGAAACTTAACCCATGAAGTAAAAGCTGTGTTGGGTTTCAGGGAAAAACCACGTGCAGAAAAGGCTGCACAATTTATAACCCAGGGTAATTATTTCTGGAATAGCGGGATGTTTGTATGTACTGCAGGAGTTTATCTTGATGAATTACAAAAATACGAACCTGACATTCATCAACTCAGTGAACAAGCTTTAACCCAGGCCTACCATCATCATGACTTTTTACGTCTTAATGTGGATTATTTTTCTCAATGTACAGATAAATCCATTGACTATGCCATCATGGAAAAAACAGACAAAGCAGTGGTGATACCTGTCTCGATGAAATGGAGCGATCTGGGTTGTTGGTCAGCAGTTGCTGATGCGAATCAACCTGACGAGCAGGGCAATACCATCACCGGTAAAGTAGTAGCCCAAGACAGCCATAATTGTTTGATTAATAGCGAGGATATTTTAGTAACGACAGTAGGCATCCATGATCAAATAATAGTTGCTACCAGTGATGCCATACTGGTTGCGGATAAACAATATTCACAACAGGTTAAAGAATTGGTGAACGCGTTACGTAAAGATCACCATCAATTAACTCAAGATCACCAGCGGGTCTCTCGTCCCTGGGGATTTTACGAAATTTTAGCCGAAGGGCCTGCCTTCAAAGTAAAGCGTCTTATGGTTAAACCCGGAGCTAAATTATCCCTTCAAATGCACCAAAATCGTGCAGAACATTGGGTTGTAGTGGGAGGCGAAGCAGAAGTAATTAATGACGTTCAAAATTTCCGCTTATCAATCAATCAATCGACCTATATTCCGCAAAACACTCTTCATCGCTTAAGTAACCCGGGAGATAAGCCGCTTTATGTCATAGAAGTACAAAGTGGTACCTACCTGGGTGAGGATGACATTAAACGTTTTGATGATATCTATTCCAGAATTGACGTTGAGCCAACAGCGTTATGA
- the mnmG gene encoding tRNA uridine-5-carboxymethylaminomethyl(34) synthesis enzyme MnmG encodes MNLEKLYDVIVVGGGHAGTEAALAAARMGVQTLLLTHNMDLLGQMSCNPAIGGIGKGHLVKEIDALDGAMAKAADLAGIQFRILNASKGPAVRATRAQADRVLYRQAIRSQLQAQTNLDIFQQAVDDLHIENGRVTGVVTQMGFTLRARAVVLTVGTFLGGKIHVGMNQFAGGRAGDPPSIALANSLRDLELPVGRLKTGTPPRIDKRSLDFSQMTVQPGDTPLPVFSYMGTVTDHPLQVPCHITHTTEATHDIIRTNLHQSPMYAGAIEGVGPRYCPSIEDKVVRFADKLSHQIFVEPEGLTTEEIYPNGISTSLPFDVQVQFVRTIKGFENAHITRPGYAIEYDYFDPRGLTSFLQTKTILNLFFAGQINGTTGYEEAAAQGIIAGMNAALQVQEKQLWSPRRDEAYIGVLIDDLITCGTQEPYRMFTSRAEYRLLLREDNADLRLTAKGRELGLVGDARWSMFSTKREAIEATQSLLHNSWVRVGHNDAFKDILANPMLHDNRASEFLKRPEINYQHLLMLNDLNLPDLPLDVTEQVEIQTKYAGYIDRQQQDIEKLQKYENTLLPESLEYSQVTGLSSEVMQKLTKIKPTTLAQAGRISGVTPAALSLLLVHLKKNRLNA; translated from the coding sequence ATGAATCTAGAAAAGTTATATGATGTCATTGTAGTAGGTGGTGGACATGCGGGTACCGAAGCAGCTCTTGCTGCGGCTCGTATGGGGGTACAAACCCTATTACTCACACATAATATGGACTTGCTCGGTCAAATGTCCTGTAACCCTGCCATTGGCGGAATCGGTAAAGGGCACTTGGTTAAGGAAATTGATGCTTTGGATGGAGCGATGGCCAAAGCCGCTGATCTGGCAGGGATTCAGTTTCGCATCCTTAATGCCTCAAAAGGCCCTGCCGTACGCGCAACCCGTGCCCAGGCTGACAGAGTCCTCTATCGTCAAGCCATTAGATCGCAATTACAAGCACAGACAAATCTTGATATTTTTCAACAAGCTGTAGATGACCTACACATTGAAAACGGTCGTGTTACTGGTGTCGTAACTCAGATGGGATTTACCCTGAGAGCACGAGCCGTGGTCCTTACTGTTGGTACCTTCCTTGGTGGTAAAATTCACGTAGGCATGAATCAATTTGCCGGGGGGCGAGCAGGTGATCCCCCCTCCATTGCTCTTGCAAACAGTTTGCGCGATCTGGAATTACCTGTAGGTCGTTTAAAAACGGGAACTCCTCCACGAATCGATAAACGCAGCCTGGATTTCAGCCAGATGACCGTACAACCAGGAGACACACCCCTACCTGTATTTTCCTACATGGGTACAGTCACTGATCATCCTCTGCAAGTGCCCTGCCATATTACCCATACAACTGAAGCCACTCATGATATTATCCGTACTAATCTGCATCAATCGCCTATGTATGCTGGCGCAATCGAGGGAGTAGGTCCACGTTATTGTCCCTCTATAGAAGATAAAGTAGTTCGATTTGCTGATAAGCTTTCCCACCAAATCTTCGTAGAGCCTGAGGGCTTAACTACAGAAGAAATTTACCCTAATGGTATATCTACGAGTCTGCCTTTTGATGTGCAAGTACAATTTGTACGCACCATCAAGGGTTTTGAAAACGCTCATATAACCAGACCAGGCTATGCCATAGAATACGATTATTTTGACCCACGCGGACTTACCTCCTTTTTACAAACCAAAACCATTCTTAATTTATTTTTTGCCGGACAAATAAATGGCACCACAGGATATGAAGAAGCAGCAGCGCAAGGGATCATTGCTGGAATGAACGCAGCATTACAAGTTCAAGAAAAACAGTTATGGTCTCCACGTCGCGATGAAGCATACATAGGGGTACTAATTGATGATTTAATTACCTGTGGTACCCAGGAACCATATAGAATGTTTACTTCTCGCGCTGAATATCGATTGTTATTGCGTGAAGATAACGCCGATCTGCGCTTAACAGCTAAAGGAAGAGAATTAGGCTTGGTAGGTGACGCGCGATGGAGTATGTTTTCAACCAAACGTGAGGCGATAGAAGCAACCCAGTCGCTACTGCACAATTCCTGGGTCCGAGTCGGTCACAATGATGCATTTAAAGATATTCTTGCCAATCCAATGTTGCATGATAATCGGGCTTCAGAATTTTTAAAACGTCCCGAAATTAACTACCAACATTTATTGATGCTTAACGACTTGAATCTGCCTGATTTACCCCTTGATGTTACCGAGCAGGTAGAAATTCAAACTAAATACGCTGGCTACATAGACCGCCAACAACAAGACATTGAAAAATTGCAAAAATACGAAAATACCCTGTTGCCTGAAAGCCTGGAGTACTCCCAAGTGACTGGCTTATCCAGCGAAGTGATGCAAAAATTAACTAAAATTAAACCAACCACTTTGGCTCAGGCAGGTCGAATTTCAGGAGTAACACCTGCAGCTTTGTCTTTGCTTTTAGTCCATTTAAAAAAAAATCGGCTTAACGCATGA
- the rsmG gene encoding 16S rRNA (guanine(527)-N(7))-methyltransferase RsmG, translating to MSDERNIKLLLRQGLEQFELTALCEPLLNYLLLLNKWNAAYNLTAVRQLDSMVSKHILDSLAIVRWLKGTRILDVGTGAGLPGIPLAIAKPDLQLVLLDSNGKKIRFLNEVKRQLNLKNLEVVQFRVENYHPAQGFDTVISRAFSSLEQMIHWTKHLIVKNGMWLAMKGRYPDTELNMIHQPCRVESYTVEGVEGERCCVLIDNPTKE from the coding sequence ATGAGTGATGAAAGAAACATTAAATTGCTCTTAAGGCAAGGACTGGAACAATTTGAGCTGACCGCGCTTTGTGAACCGCTATTAAACTATTTACTCTTACTCAATAAATGGAATGCAGCTTATAATCTCACCGCAGTTCGTCAGCTGGATTCTATGGTCAGTAAACACATCCTGGACAGCCTGGCTATTGTACGATGGCTTAAAGGCACTAGAATTCTGGATGTAGGAACAGGGGCTGGATTACCAGGAATTCCTCTGGCTATTGCCAAACCAGACCTTCAGCTTGTCTTATTGGACAGTAATGGAAAAAAAATTCGCTTCCTTAATGAAGTCAAACGTCAACTTAACTTAAAAAACCTTGAAGTTGTACAATTTCGAGTCGAAAACTACCACCCAGCCCAAGGTTTTGATACAGTAATAAGTCGAGCATTTAGCAGTCTTGAACAAATGATTCATTGGACCAAACATCTTATCGTCAAAAATGGAATGTGGTTAGCAATGAAAGGGCGTTATCCTGATACTGAATTGAATATGATCCATCAACCATGTCGTGTCGAAAGTTATACCGTTGAAGGTGTTGAGGGTGAGCGCTGCTGTGTCCTGATCGATAACCCAACTAAGGAATAA
- a CDS encoding ParA family protein: protein MAKVIAIANQKGGVGKTTTAINLAASLAANRQRVLLIDLDPQGNATMGSGVDKNQLVHTTNDVLLRDCLAEQACLSTTCGYDLIPGNSDLTVAEVSLMERNHRETFLYKALQPLQNIYDFILVDCPPALNTLTINAFVAADSVLIPMQCEYYALEGLAALLSTIEQVKSSVNPRLTIEGVLRTMYDARNRLCADVSKQLLEHFPAKVYRTVIPRNVRLAEAPSHGLPALHYDKTSPGAAAYMVLASEVISKQTVAG, encoded by the coding sequence ATGGCGAAAGTCATAGCCATTGCTAATCAAAAAGGGGGCGTGGGCAAAACCACTACTGCCATTAATTTAGCTGCATCCCTTGCAGCAAATCGTCAACGAGTATTGCTCATTGATTTAGATCCCCAAGGCAATGCAACAATGGGTAGTGGGGTTGATAAAAATCAACTGGTACATACTACCAACGATGTGTTACTTCGTGATTGCCTTGCTGAACAGGCTTGTCTTTCCACCACCTGCGGCTATGATTTGATCCCCGGAAATAGCGATTTGACTGTTGCCGAAGTCAGTTTGATGGAACGCAATCATCGCGAAACTTTTTTATATAAGGCGCTGCAGCCATTACAAAATATCTATGATTTTATTCTGGTTGATTGCCCTCCGGCGTTAAACACTCTGACCATTAACGCTTTTGTTGCTGCTGACTCCGTTTTAATTCCCATGCAGTGTGAGTACTATGCCCTGGAAGGTTTGGCGGCCCTCTTATCGACCATCGAACAGGTTAAATCCTCAGTGAATCCGCGTTTAACTATTGAAGGGGTTCTACGCACCATGTACGATGCCCGAAACCGGCTGTGTGCGGATGTATCCAAACAACTGTTAGAGCATTTCCCGGCAAAAGTATATCGAACAGTGATACCCCGGAATGTCAGACTGGCTGAAGCGCCCAGCCATGGATTACCGGCTTTGCATTATGATAAAACATCACCAGGTGCCGCCGCTTATATGGTGCTGGCTTCTGAAGTAATCAGTAAACAAACAGTAGCAGGCTAA
- a CDS encoding ParB/RepB/Spo0J family partition protein, protein MTVKRSGLGRNLSALLSQSGSTLLNEKPQTDPLNLAVGCLQPGKYQPRGEMEEAPLHELAQSIKKQGLLQPLLVRELDSGRYEIIAGERRWRASQMAGLTEVPVIVKQVDDETAMAMALVENLQREDLNAMDQARAMHRLTSEFALTHQQVADLLCKSRTAVSNFLRLLTLAPAVKKLLEHGDLDMGHARALLMLEEEQQSQVALLVIAKNLSVRETEKLVERVKAGRIEESPDEEPTPLYHDKLSTLAQQLQTKVRLKPGKAGKGSLVIHYDNTDILQKIIDQLMN, encoded by the coding sequence ATGACAGTAAAACGCAGTGGTTTAGGCCGTAATTTATCCGCCTTATTGAGTCAATCTGGCAGTACTTTATTAAATGAAAAACCTCAGACAGATCCTCTTAATTTAGCTGTTGGTTGTTTGCAGCCAGGCAAATACCAACCGCGTGGTGAAATGGAGGAGGCCCCTTTACATGAGCTTGCCCAATCCATCAAAAAACAAGGTTTGTTACAGCCTCTTTTAGTAAGGGAGCTAGACAGTGGCCGCTATGAAATCATAGCTGGTGAACGGCGCTGGCGGGCCAGTCAAATGGCAGGTCTTACCGAAGTCCCGGTAATTGTAAAACAAGTTGATGATGAAACAGCGATGGCCATGGCCTTGGTTGAAAATTTGCAGCGAGAAGATTTAAATGCCATGGATCAAGCACGTGCCATGCACCGCCTTACCAGTGAATTTGCGCTGACTCATCAACAGGTTGCTGATCTTCTTTGTAAATCCAGAACCGCTGTAAGCAATTTCTTACGCTTGCTTACCTTGGCACCAGCGGTAAAAAAACTTCTGGAGCACGGTGATTTGGATATGGGGCATGCTCGGGCGCTGCTGATGCTCGAAGAGGAGCAACAAAGCCAGGTAGCCTTGTTAGTTATAGCCAAGAATCTGTCAGTTCGTGAAACCGAAAAATTAGTAGAACGGGTAAAAGCGGGTAGAATTGAAGAATCGCCTGATGAGGAACCAACCCCTCTTTATCACGATAAATTAAGTACTTTGGCGCAACAGCTCCAAACTAAAGTAAGATTAAAACCAGGAAAGGCTGGCAAAGGATCACTTGTTATTCATTATGATAATACTGATATCTTACAGAAGATTATTGACCAACTAATGAATTAA
- a CDS encoding cytochrome c oxidase subunit 3, whose protein sequence is MGAQGTYYVPKPSHWPLVGSLGLTTTLVGAASWLHNDWYGPYIFTLGLCILIGMMFGWFGQVIYENGKGLYDLQVDKSFRWGMCWFIFSEVCFFGAFFGALFFSRFWSIPLLGGEIHPMTHITLWPEFKAAWPLLDNPNNQVFAGAHEAMGAWGLAAINTVILLTSGVTITWAHWALKLNKRTQLLVGMSLTIALGVLFLTLQAYEYHEAYIDMNLTLAAGIYGTTFFMLTGFHGLHVTLGTIMLIVILIRCKRGHFTPERHFAFEGVAWYWHFVDVVWLFLFLFVYWL, encoded by the coding sequence ATGGGAGCGCAAGGTACTTATTATGTCCCCAAGCCTAGTCATTGGCCTTTGGTTGGATCATTGGGATTAACCACTACGTTAGTAGGGGCTGCTTCCTGGCTTCATAATGACTGGTATGGACCTTATATTTTTACATTAGGTCTATGTATTCTTATCGGCATGATGTTTGGCTGGTTTGGCCAGGTTATTTATGAAAATGGTAAAGGTCTATATGATCTTCAGGTCGATAAATCATTTCGCTGGGGAATGTGCTGGTTTATTTTTTCTGAAGTTTGTTTTTTCGGGGCTTTTTTTGGTGCCCTGTTTTTCAGCCGATTTTGGTCGATACCCCTATTGGGCGGGGAAATTCATCCCATGACTCACATCACCTTATGGCCTGAATTTAAAGCGGCGTGGCCTTTATTAGATAATCCAAATAATCAGGTTTTTGCCGGCGCTCATGAGGCTATGGGCGCATGGGGCTTAGCTGCGATCAATACCGTGATCTTATTGACATCAGGGGTCACCATTACTTGGGCACACTGGGCTTTAAAATTAAATAAACGCACTCAATTATTAGTTGGTATGTCATTAACTATTGCCTTGGGGGTGCTTTTTTTGACTTTACAAGCCTATGAGTATCATGAAGCTTATATTGATATGAACCTAACCCTTGCGGCAGGCATCTATGGTACGACTTTTTTTATGCTCACAGGTTTTCACGGATTGCATGTTACCCTTGGTACAATCATGCTGATCGTTATTTTAATTCGTTGCAAACGCGGTCATTTTACTCCTGAGCGGCATTTTGCATTTGAAGGTGTGGCTTGGTACTGGCATTTTGTAGATGTGGTCTGGCTGTTCTTATTTCTATTTGTATATTGGCTATAA
- a CDS encoding cytochrome c oxidase assembly protein: MSIEKKQQKLLLILSLIVLGMFAFGFALVPIYNSLCKTLGINGKTNPEAIAYDASKVTVAADREVMVEFVATNNSGVPWAFYPKTKKIKVHPGEIVKLAFYAENKTDHRMTVQAIPSVTPGIAAKYLKKTECFCFTQQTLNGHEAMNMPLLFHLDTALPANVNTVTLSYTLFDVSSRVSN, encoded by the coding sequence ATGAGTATTGAAAAAAAACAGCAGAAACTGCTACTTATATTGTCACTGATTGTACTGGGAATGTTTGCTTTCGGCTTTGCATTAGTTCCCATTTACAATAGCTTGTGTAAGACTTTAGGTATTAATGGTAAAACGAATCCTGAGGCCATTGCGTATGACGCAAGCAAAGTTACTGTTGCGGCAGATCGAGAGGTTATGGTTGAGTTTGTTGCGACTAACAATAGTGGCGTCCCTTGGGCTTTTTATCCAAAAACCAAAAAAATCAAGGTACATCCTGGTGAAATCGTTAAGTTGGCATTTTATGCCGAAAATAAAACGGACCATCGCATGACAGTTCAAGCCATTCCCAGCGTGACACCAGGAATAGCAGCCAAGTATTTAAAAAAAACCGAGTGCTTTTGTTTTACTCAACAAACATTAAATGGGCATGAAGCAATGAATATGCCTTTATTATTTCACCTGGATACGGCTTTGCCAGCAAACGTAAATACCGTAACCTTGTCTTATACCTTATTTGATGTGAGCAGCAGAGTAAGTAATTAA